Genomic window (Candidatus Chlorobium masyuteum):
ACCGGACAAAAAAAAAGCACCCTCTGCGCTCAGCAAAGGGTGCTCTCTTTTCAGCGTTGAAGCCGATTACTTTTTAGGAGCAAAAGCTGAGGAAATGCTCTGAAGCACATTGTTCAGTGTGCCGGCAAGGTTGGTAGCCAGATCAGTTGTCGTCTTGGCAAGCGGCTCAACAAACTGGGAAACCGTTTTGATGCCACTGTTCAGGGTATCAATCTGGAACTGAAAAAGTTTACCTACAGAATCAGCAATATTGCCGATAGTGCCTGAGAAATCAACGTTTACGTTTGATCCGTTTGACATAGCTGTATTGATTTATGTTATGGAGATGTAGTGGAAAAACAATTCCTCTATAGTGTATATACGTTTACATATAATTTAAAATAATTCATTGAATACAACTAATTCATTATTAGGCACTTCCTTAAAAAAAATACCGGGCGGTGCAGATAAAATAGAGGGCTTACTTATTTATTTATATATGGTTATCAGTTTTATTGAACGGTATTTTTTCAATCAGTACTGCGAATGCTCATTCATTTTTTTTCTTCTATTCAGGCCGTTTCATGAAGAAGATTCAACTACTTTGCCTGCAAGACAATCAAAAAGGAGTAGTGCGCTTCACCTTGATGCATTTGCTCAATGCGCTAAAAAGGGGTAAATACCTGTTTTTGTATCCTTTATAAAAAAGCATTAACAATTGTTATTTTCAAAAAAAACACGCCACAAATAAACAGGAATACACTATGGGACGAATTGCAAAAAAACTGACCGACCTTATCGGTAACACCCCCCTGCTTAAGCTTGGAAATTTCAGTCGTGAGTTTGATGCTGCAGGATCTATTATCGCCAAACTCGAATATTTCAACCCCGGCGGCAGTGTCAAGGACCGTATCGGTTTTTCCATGATCGAGGATGCCGAGAAAAAGGGTCTGCTCAACAGGGATACTGTCATCATTGAACCGACCAGCGGCAATACCGGTATTGCACTGGCATTCATTGCCGCGGCCAAAGGGTACCGCCTGATGCTTACCATGCCTGAAACCATGAGTATTGAACGCCGCAACCTGCTCAAGGCTCTTGGTGCTGAACTGGTTCTTACTCCGGGCCCTGAAGGAATGCCCGGCGCCATCAGAAAAGCTGAAGAGCTTCATCTGAAATATTCGAACTCCTTTCTGCCGCAGCAGTTCAAAAACCCGGCCAACCCTGATATCCACCGCAGAACAACAGCCGAGGAGATATGGAAGGATACCGATGGAAAGGTTGATATCTTTGTGAGTGGTGTCGGTACCGGCGGCACTATTACCGGTGTCGGTGAGGTACTCAAGCAGAAGAATCCCGGTGTAAAAATTGTAGCTGTTGAGCCCTTCGACTCCCCGGTCATCTCCGGCGGAAAGCCCGGACCGCATAAAATACAGGGAATCGGCGCAGGATTCATTCCTGATATCCTCAACACCAATATTATTGACGAAATTATTCTGGTAAAGAACGAGGATGCCCTTCGAACCGGCCGTACCCTTGCCCGTACAGAGGGACTTATCGTCGGCATCTCATCGGGAGCTGCGGCATACGCGGCTCTGCAACTTGCTCAGCGTGAGGAGAACAAGGGTAAAAATATTGTCGTTATCCTGCCCGATACCGGCGAACGCTACCTCTCAACACTGCTCTACCAGTTCGATCCTGAAGAGAACAATCTTTAGGCTGCTTGCCCGCACCTTTATGGTCATGAGGAAGCGTAAACATTCACACTTCCTCATGTGACCATCTCCAGTGTCAATTTTGATCCAGAGAGACCGGTGTATCTGTTTTTGTCACAATTCCATCGGCAACAAGTTTTTCGATTGCCTTGGAAAGCTGATCATGTGTTCTCAACAGTGCCGGAACAGAGAGAGCGAGTGCTCCGACCGGACGGATATTTGCCTTCTCATCTTCAATCTGCATAATATTGACAATATCAAAACGAATAATGCCATCAATAAGCGTTATGTTGGCGATTCCGTCGGCGTAGATGGTCTGCATGTTTTGTTTTTCCTTGAAATAGAGGTTATGAAAAGTATTACGAATAAAATAGCGTGAACATATTCAGCCACGAATAAGAGAGCCGTTAAACAGTTCAATCTCTTTTTCAGAGAGTATCCCTGCTCTCTGTTTAAGCAACAGGCTGTTAAGAATATACTGATAGCGCAATTTGGCCAGATCACGCCTGCTTGTAAAGAGCTTCCACTCCGCATCAAGAACGTCAACATTGCTTCGAATTCCGGCCCCGAACCCCTTTTTTGTTCCGATCAGCACAATTTCTCCTGATTTAACCGCCTGTTCGTAGGCATGAATCTGGGCAATAGTGGTGACTACACCGTTATAGTATTTGCGAATCTCGGATTCAACTGCACGCTCCTTGCTGCTGAGATCTTCAACGGATTTAAGCCTCTTGGCATGGGCCTG
Coding sequences:
- a CDS encoding chlorosome envelope protein B translates to MSNGSNVNVDFSGTIGNIADSVGKLFQFQIDTLNSGIKTVSQFVEPLAKTTTDLATNLAGTLNNVLQSISSAFAPKK
- the cysK gene encoding cysteine synthase A; this encodes MGRIAKKLTDLIGNTPLLKLGNFSREFDAAGSIIAKLEYFNPGGSVKDRIGFSMIEDAEKKGLLNRDTVIIEPTSGNTGIALAFIAAAKGYRLMLTMPETMSIERRNLLKALGAELVLTPGPEGMPGAIRKAEELHLKYSNSFLPQQFKNPANPDIHRRTTAEEIWKDTDGKVDIFVSGVGTGGTITGVGEVLKQKNPGVKIVAVEPFDSPVISGGKPGPHKIQGIGAGFIPDILNTNIIDEIILVKNEDALRTGRTLARTEGLIVGISSGAAAYAALQLAQREENKGKNIVVILPDTGERYLSTLLYQFDPEENNL